The Methylomonas koyamae genome has a segment encoding these proteins:
- a CDS encoding hydrogenase maturation protease has protein sequence MMRHILCFGNPLHGDDGFGPAVYQRLSQLPLAADVRLFDAGTPGLAALALFRDCAEVVVVDALAPAGHPGRLLELAAEAIPLESAAAGHGHGVGYLLAALAVMPEPAPTVRIVGVEAAAVEPFRPGLSAPVAAAVERAVALLSVYFAPQHHE, from the coding sequence ATGATGCGCCACATTCTGTGTTTCGGTAATCCCTTGCATGGCGACGACGGCTTCGGGCCGGCCGTTTACCAGCGCTTGTCCCAGTTGCCGTTGGCGGCGGACGTGCGCCTGTTCGATGCCGGTACGCCCGGCCTTGCCGCGCTGGCGCTGTTCCGGGATTGCGCCGAGGTCGTCGTCGTCGATGCGCTGGCTCCGGCCGGCCACCCCGGCAGGTTGTTGGAGCTGGCGGCGGAAGCCATTCCGCTGGAGTCGGCGGCGGCCGGCCACGGCCACGGTGTCGGCTATCTGCTGGCGGCGTTGGCGGTAATGCCGGAACCGGCGCCGACGGTGCGCATCGTCGGCGTCGAAGCCGCCGCCGTGGAGCCTTTCCGGCCGGGCTTGTCGGCACCGGTCGCCGCGGCCGTGGAACGCGCGGTGGCTTTGCTCAGCGTTTATTTCGCTCCGCAACACCATGAATGA
- a CDS encoding nickel-dependent hydrogenase large subunit: MARVELNLSLNRVEGDLEIAVVLEDGVVAEARTVGTLYRGFEQIMLGRAPRDSLVITPRVCGICGTAHLYSAVLALEQIWQVPVPPNAVRIRNLCLIAEGIQNDLRQTFLFFAPDFCNPRYRDQAWFAELTERFEPFRGSIYRQTLAQSRKAVEVVAQFGGQWPHSSYMLPGGVTIPPDLRRILACRAVLDDIQHWYEQVIVGAPLDEWLALDSADAYFEWLETPAHADSALGLLSRCARSLGLHGMAAGTRHMLSFGAWCDPQQASGRLLPGGFYDGDSATLSPFDQQLVNEHVRHSWFRPYPGGRHPLNGETVPDFQPNSDRYTWAKAPRYGDKAVQTGPLAELLIGGDALIRSLHAAEGGNAWLRQFARVRRIAYELAGARRMLEELAADIGQPHILNPAKSAEIDGEGFGLIMAARGALGHWLKIEDGVIAQYQIVTPTAWNASPRDSNGLPGHWEQSLVGVAVQDPDDPIEIGHIIRSHDPCLVCTVHMLDSGKKLRFAP; this comes from the coding sequence ATGGCTAGAGTCGAGCTCAATCTGAGTCTGAACCGGGTCGAAGGCGATCTGGAAATTGCCGTGGTGTTGGAGGACGGCGTCGTCGCGGAAGCCCGCACCGTCGGCACGCTGTACCGCGGTTTCGAACAAATCATGCTGGGCCGGGCGCCGCGCGACAGCTTGGTGATCACGCCGCGGGTTTGCGGCATTTGCGGTACCGCGCATCTTTATTCGGCGGTGCTGGCGCTGGAGCAAATCTGGCAGGTGCCGGTGCCGCCGAATGCGGTGCGAATCCGCAACCTGTGCCTGATCGCCGAGGGCATACAAAACGACCTGCGCCAGACCTTTCTGTTTTTCGCGCCGGATTTTTGCAATCCGCGTTACCGGGACCAGGCCTGGTTTGCCGAGTTGACCGAGCGTTTCGAACCGTTCCGCGGCTCGATTTATCGGCAGACTCTGGCCCAAAGCCGCAAGGCGGTCGAGGTCGTCGCCCAATTCGGCGGGCAATGGCCGCATTCCTCCTACATGCTGCCGGGCGGCGTCACGATACCGCCCGATTTGCGGCGGATTTTGGCCTGCCGCGCGGTGTTGGACGATATCCAGCATTGGTACGAACAGGTTATCGTCGGTGCGCCGCTCGACGAATGGTTGGCGTTGGACAGTGCCGATGCCTATTTCGAATGGCTGGAAACGCCGGCCCATGCCGATAGTGCGCTCGGCTTGTTGAGCCGTTGCGCCCGCTCGCTCGGGTTGCACGGCATGGCGGCCGGGACCCGGCACATGTTGAGTTTCGGCGCGTGGTGCGATCCGCAGCAGGCGTCGGGCCGGCTGCTGCCGGGCGGCTTCTACGACGGCGACAGTGCCACGCTGAGCCCCTTCGACCAGCAATTGGTCAACGAACACGTGCGCCACTCCTGGTTTCGGCCTTACCCGGGCGGCCGGCATCCGCTGAACGGCGAAACGGTGCCGGATTTTCAGCCCAACAGCGACCGCTATACCTGGGCCAAGGCGCCGCGCTACGGCGACAAGGCGGTGCAGACCGGGCCCCTGGCGGAACTGCTGATCGGCGGCGATGCGCTGATTCGGTCGCTGCATGCGGCGGAAGGCGGCAATGCCTGGCTGCGCCAGTTCGCCAGAGTGCGCCGCATCGCTTACGAATTGGCGGGAGCCCGGCGCATGTTGGAAGAATTGGCTGCCGACATCGGTCAGCCGCATATCCTGAATCCGGCCAAATCCGCCGAAATCGACGGCGAAGGTTTCGGCCTGATCATGGCTGCCCGCGGCGCGTTGGGCCACTGGCTGAAAATCGAAGACGGCGTCATCGCCCAATACCAAATCGTCACCCCCACCGCCTGGAACGCGTCGCCGCGCGACAGTAACGGCCTGCCCGGCCACTGGGAGCAGAGTCTGGTCGGCGTGGCGGTGCAGGACCCCGACGATCCGATAGAAATCGGCCATATCATCCGCTCGCACGATCCCTGCCTGGTCTGTACCGTGCATATGTTGGACAGCGGAAAAAAGTTGCGTTTCGCGCCTTGA
- a CDS encoding NADH:ubiquinone oxidoreductase — protein MATLFWLQTGACGGDSLAILSAETPSLEQLLTDHGVELLWHPSLSHQPMSQHDAIYQRIVSGEQTLDILCVEGSIVTAPRGTGLYDSYRGRAKMEMVRELAQQAGVVVAMGTCAAFGGVHAAAPNPSDCIGLQFDRDRPGGLLPPEWRSRRGLPVVNVAGCPAHPHTMTQTLAGLAAGWPLPLDGLNRPQAFFNTIVHQGCTRNEYHEYDIEELEPGGRACLFFNLGCQGPMTQAVCNSDLWNGVSSKTRAGVPCFGCTSPTFPREADLFSTPKIGDIPVRLPLGVERARYMAYKNLARAAAPARVRDKEMDV, from the coding sequence ATGGCTACATTATTCTGGTTGCAGACCGGCGCCTGCGGCGGCGATTCTTTGGCTATTTTGTCGGCCGAAACGCCGAGCTTGGAGCAGTTGTTGACCGACCACGGCGTCGAACTCCTCTGGCACCCCTCGCTATCCCACCAGCCGATGAGCCAGCACGATGCGATCTACCAGCGCATCGTCAGCGGCGAGCAAACGCTGGATATTTTATGTGTGGAAGGCAGTATCGTCACGGCGCCGCGCGGTACCGGACTGTACGACAGCTACCGCGGCCGGGCGAAAATGGAGATGGTGCGCGAATTGGCGCAACAGGCCGGCGTCGTGGTGGCGATGGGCACCTGCGCCGCGTTCGGCGGCGTGCATGCGGCGGCGCCCAATCCCAGCGACTGTATCGGCCTGCAATTCGACCGCGACCGGCCGGGCGGTTTGCTGCCGCCGGAATGGCGCTCCCGGCGCGGTTTACCGGTAGTCAACGTTGCCGGCTGCCCGGCCCATCCGCATACGATGACGCAAACCCTGGCCGGTCTGGCCGCCGGATGGCCGCTGCCGTTGGACGGTTTGAACCGGCCGCAGGCGTTTTTCAACACCATCGTCCATCAAGGCTGCACCCGCAACGAATACCACGAATACGACATCGAGGAACTGGAGCCCGGCGGCCGCGCCTGTCTGTTTTTCAATTTGGGTTGCCAGGGGCCGATGACGCAAGCGGTTTGCAACAGCGACCTGTGGAACGGCGTCAGCAGCAAGACCCGGGCCGGCGTGCCGTGCTTCGGTTGTACGTCGCCGACCTTTCCGCGCGAAGCCGATTTGTTCAGTACCCCGAAAATCGGCGATATTCCGGTGCGGCTCCCGCTCGGAGTCGAGCGCGCCCGCTACATGGCCTACAAAAATCTGGCGCGGGCCGCGGCGCCGGCTCGGGTGCGCGATAAAGAGATGGACGTCTGA
- the ribF gene encoding bifunctional riboflavin kinase/FAD synthetase has translation MRLIRGLNHLDPLRNGCVLTIGNFDGLHLGHRLVIEKLAEHGRRLQLPTVAMVFEPQPLEYFLADHAPSRLTRLREKAIQFAKLPIDELLVMPFKRSLADCDAEQFIADILVRRLNVKHLVVGDDFHFGKARRGNFALLQHRGETYGFSVEDSHSFELAGLRVSSTLIRDALGEGDLAQAKLMLGRDYSVCGRVAHGDKRGRELGFPTANVRMQRKNTPIVGVYAVTMTGLDGKEYQGVANVGSRPTVDGGAKVVLETHLFNFNKDIYGHYVEVHFKHKLRDEIRFDSLDALKRQIGLDVAQAQRFFG, from the coding sequence ATGCGTCTAATCCGTGGGCTGAACCATCTCGACCCGTTGCGCAACGGCTGTGTCTTGACGATCGGCAATTTCGACGGCCTGCATTTGGGCCACCGCCTGGTGATCGAAAAACTGGCCGAGCACGGCCGCCGGCTGCAACTGCCGACCGTGGCGATGGTGTTCGAACCGCAACCGCTGGAATATTTTTTGGCCGACCACGCGCCTTCCCGCTTGACCCGCTTACGCGAGAAAGCCATCCAATTCGCCAAACTGCCGATCGACGAATTATTGGTGATGCCGTTCAAGCGTAGCCTGGCCGATTGCGACGCCGAGCAATTCATCGCCGACATCCTGGTCCGCCGGCTGAACGTCAAGCATTTGGTGGTCGGCGACGACTTCCATTTCGGCAAGGCCCGCCGCGGCAATTTCGCGTTATTGCAGCATCGCGGCGAAACGTACGGCTTTAGCGTGGAAGATAGCCATTCCTTCGAGCTGGCCGGGCTACGAGTCAGCAGCACCTTGATCCGCGACGCGCTGGGCGAAGGCGATCTGGCCCAGGCCAAACTAATGCTGGGCCGTGATTATTCGGTCTGCGGCCGGGTCGCCCACGGCGACAAGCGCGGCCGCGAGCTGGGTTTTCCAACCGCCAACGTGCGCATGCAACGCAAGAATACCCCCATCGTCGGCGTCTACGCAGTGACGATGACCGGACTGGACGGCAAGGAATACCAGGGCGTCGCCAACGTCGGCTCGCGGCCGACCGTGGACGGCGGCGCCAAAGTGGTACTGGAGACGCATTTGTTCAACTTCAATAAGGACATCTACGGCCATTACGTCGAAGTGCATTTCAAGCACAAGCTGCGCGACGAAATCCGCTTCGACTCGCTGGACGCACTGAAGCGGCAAATCGGCCTGGATGTGGCGCAAGCCCAGCGGTTTTTCGGATGA
- a CDS encoding DUF1289 domain-containing protein has translation MLDNTPVPSPCVRNCCLDDSDICLGCFRSLDEIRNWSNADNASREQILHRAAARRQSRPSPLFLTNKDSSPQ, from the coding sequence ATGCTCGACAATACCCCCGTTCCGTCCCCTTGCGTCCGAAATTGCTGCCTGGACGACAGCGACATCTGTCTGGGCTGTTTCCGCTCGCTGGACGAGATCCGCAACTGGAGCAACGCCGATAACGCCAGCCGCGAGCAAATACTGCACCGGGCGGCAGCGCGGCGCCAATCCCGCCCCTCCCCGCTTTTTTTAACGAACAAGGACTCATCGCCGCAATGA
- a CDS encoding HDOD domain-containing protein has translation MTEDAEDELVRKALKNIKIPPAPHVLDKLHKELQKDEPELETVAEILAQDIGLSALVLRSVNSPYFGLRTKAVSIQHATSLFGLRNIVNIVAGLALRRVFEETEGANPPNFWDSPLNVAMAAAAIARAVFYSRPDEAYMLGLFHNAGHPLLTQHFAGYAEFMSQHINAADQSICAAEDRQYQVEHAVLGYYLARAWGLDKRIANVIRDHHQVKERFAARDRGDPSELSLLAILKMAEHIDKLFWGYQPDYEWLEIQDLILNFVGLSEQDFAELHQDIADNVLGGLTR, from the coding sequence ATGACAGAGGATGCCGAAGACGAACTGGTCCGCAAAGCTTTAAAAAACATCAAAATCCCGCCGGCGCCGCACGTTTTGGATAAGCTGCACAAGGAATTGCAGAAAGACGAGCCCGAGCTGGAGACGGTCGCCGAGATACTGGCGCAGGACATCGGCTTGTCGGCGCTGGTATTGCGCAGCGTCAATTCGCCGTATTTCGGCTTACGCACCAAAGCCGTGTCGATCCAACACGCCACCTCGCTATTCGGCCTGCGCAATATCGTCAATATCGTGGCCGGTCTGGCGTTGCGGCGGGTGTTCGAAGAGACAGAAGGCGCCAACCCGCCCAATTTTTGGGATTCGCCGCTGAACGTGGCGATGGCCGCGGCCGCGATAGCCCGCGCGGTGTTTTATTCGCGGCCTGACGAGGCCTACATGCTCGGCTTGTTCCATAACGCCGGCCACCCTTTGCTGACCCAGCACTTTGCCGGCTATGCCGAGTTCATGTCGCAACACATCAACGCGGCGGACCAGTCGATCTGCGCCGCCGAAGACCGCCAATACCAGGTCGAGCACGCCGTACTCGGTTATTACCTGGCCCGAGCCTGGGGCCTGGATAAACGCATCGCCAATGTGATCCGCGACCACCACCAGGTCAAGGAACGCTTCGCCGCACGCGACCGCGGCGACCCCAGCGAATTGAGCCTGCTGGCGATCCTGAAAATGGCCGAACATATCGATAAGTTGTTTTGGGGCTACCAGCCCGATTACGAATGGCTGGAAATCCAAGACCTGATCCTGAACTTCGTCGGCCTTAGCGAGCAAGACTTCGCCGAACTGCACCAGGACATCGCCGACAACGTCCTCGGCGGCTTGACCCGCTAG
- a CDS encoding polysaccharide biosynthesis C-terminal domain-containing protein: MSLRQLVSQTAVYGLSSIVGRFLNYLLVPLYTYTFGTGEYGVVSEFYAYAGFFAVLLVLGLETGYFRFRQRPEFDGERVYRNALSLLLLANLALVGAVWYWQETLAAWLQYPQHPEYAVWFTWILALDALSALPFAKLRAENRAWRFAGIKMAEILVAIGLNLLLLLLWPKLAALWPDSAIAGYYDPQVGVGYIFIANLAASAAKLLMLLPQFRAVPFGLEWAVLAPVLRYSLPMIVIGLAGMVNEMLDRAILKQLLPYDLQTNLQQLGIYGACYKLSILMTLFVQAFRYAGEPFFFSYAGRADAKRAYALVMQYFVIAGVSIFLLVALFIDLFKYFIGAEFREGLVVVPILLIANLLLGIYVNLSVWYKLSDRTGLGAWVSLAGAGVTVALNILLIPQYGYIGAAWATLVCYGFMVLLSWGLGRIYYPVDYPLAKIGFYFALGLSLYFADRYAVAQYRWDVWLCGSFGMLIYLALAYRLDLQPVLRKRRN; encoded by the coding sequence ATGTCTTTACGCCAACTCGTTTCCCAAACCGCGGTCTACGGCCTGAGCAGTATTGTTGGCCGGTTCCTGAATTACCTGCTGGTGCCGCTTTACACCTATACCTTCGGCACCGGCGAATACGGCGTCGTCTCCGAGTTTTACGCCTATGCCGGATTTTTTGCGGTGTTGCTGGTATTGGGGCTGGAGACCGGCTATTTCCGCTTTCGGCAGCGGCCGGAGTTCGACGGCGAGCGGGTTTACCGCAATGCGTTGAGTCTGTTGCTGCTCGCCAATTTGGCTTTGGTCGGGGCCGTCTGGTACTGGCAAGAGACGTTGGCGGCTTGGTTGCAATACCCGCAGCATCCGGAATATGCGGTCTGGTTTACCTGGATACTGGCGCTGGATGCGTTGTCGGCCTTGCCGTTCGCCAAACTGCGCGCCGAGAACCGGGCTTGGCGTTTTGCCGGGATTAAAATGGCCGAGATTTTGGTCGCCATCGGCCTGAATTTGCTGTTGTTACTGCTGTGGCCGAAACTCGCGGCACTATGGCCGGATAGCGCGATTGCCGGGTACTACGACCCGCAAGTCGGCGTCGGTTATATCTTTATCGCCAATCTGGCGGCCAGTGCCGCTAAGTTGCTGATGTTGTTGCCGCAATTCCGTGCCGTGCCGTTCGGCCTGGAGTGGGCGGTGCTGGCGCCGGTGCTGCGCTATTCGCTGCCGATGATCGTGATCGGTCTGGCCGGTATGGTCAACGAGATGTTGGACCGGGCGATATTGAAGCAACTGTTGCCGTACGATCTGCAAACCAATCTGCAGCAGTTGGGCATCTACGGCGCCTGTTACAAGTTATCGATCCTGATGACGCTGTTCGTGCAAGCCTTTCGCTATGCCGGCGAACCTTTTTTCTTCTCTTACGCCGGCCGGGCCGACGCCAAACGTGCTTATGCGTTGGTGATGCAGTATTTCGTCATCGCCGGCGTGTCGATTTTTTTATTGGTGGCCTTATTCATCGACCTGTTTAAATATTTTATCGGCGCCGAATTTCGCGAGGGCTTGGTCGTCGTGCCGATTTTATTGATCGCGAATTTGTTGCTCGGCATCTACGTCAATCTATCGGTTTGGTACAAACTCAGCGACCGCACCGGGCTGGGCGCCTGGGTGTCGTTGGCCGGCGCCGGCGTCACCGTGGCGTTGAATATCCTGCTGATTCCGCAGTACGGCTATATCGGCGCCGCCTGGGCCACGCTGGTTTGCTACGGGTTTATGGTACTGCTGTCCTGGGGCTTGGGCCGGATTTACTATCCGGTCGACTATCCTCTGGCCAAGATCGGGTTTTACTTCGCGTTGGGTTTGAGCCTGTATTTCGCCGACCGTTACGCGGTGGCGCAGTATCGATGGGACGTCTGGCTCTGCGGCAGTTTCGGCATGCTGATTTATCTGGCGCTAGCCTACCGGCTGGATCTGCAGCCGGTGCTGCGCAAGCGGCGTAACTAG
- a CDS encoding TetR/AcrR family transcriptional regulator — translation MARNLQQHILDVASELFYSQGIKATGVDAIVKAAGTTKMSLYKYFPSKDDLVVAHLSKSRVKLQGIIEAELAQSGADPRRKLLAVFDVFERLQASPAFRGCPFINASAEFADAGSPVQQAAADFSEGFRRLLATLAAEAGARDPDSLAKHLSMLIAGALVREQMQRGSAPMRSAREAAEVLIGHACAPSGPAEPA, via the coding sequence ATGGCCCGAAATCTTCAGCAACATATCCTCGACGTCGCTTCGGAGCTGTTTTACAGCCAAGGGATTAAGGCCACCGGCGTCGACGCCATCGTCAAGGCCGCCGGCACGACCAAGATGAGCCTGTATAAATACTTTCCGTCCAAGGATGATTTGGTGGTCGCGCATTTGAGTAAGAGCCGTGTCAAGTTGCAGGGCATCATCGAGGCGGAATTGGCCCAATCCGGCGCCGATCCGCGGCGGAAATTGCTGGCCGTATTCGATGTGTTCGAACGGCTGCAAGCCAGCCCGGCGTTTCGCGGTTGCCCGTTCATCAACGCCTCGGCCGAATTCGCCGACGCCGGCAGCCCGGTGCAGCAGGCGGCGGCCGATTTTTCCGAAGGCTTTCGCCGCTTGTTGGCGACGCTGGCCGCCGAGGCCGGCGCCCGCGACCCCGACAGTCTGGCCAAGCATTTATCGATGCTGATTGCCGGCGCGCTGGTGCGGGAGCAGATGCAGCGCGGCTCGGCGCCGATGCGCTCGGCCCGCGAGGCCGCCGAAGTTTTGATCGGCCATGCCTGTGCGCCGTCCGGTCCCGCCGAACCGGCCTAA
- a CDS encoding glutathione S-transferase family protein, giving the protein MITLYGIAISNYYNKVKLALMEKEIAFVEEAVRPSQNEAVLKRSPLGKVPFIKTPEGYLSESQAILEYLEDAFPEHSLFPANAFERGKCREFIQHIELNVELIARRLYAEALFGGSVSQETKDEVRQKLDTGLTGLAKLLKLAPYALGDSFTAADVVAWPHLQLVGFATQKIYGENLVNSHIPGIESYMQLIESRPHAQTVAADRATALAAFFANQ; this is encoded by the coding sequence ATGATCACTTTATACGGCATAGCAATCAGCAACTATTACAACAAAGTCAAACTGGCCTTGATGGAAAAGGAAATCGCCTTCGTCGAAGAAGCGGTGCGCCCGAGCCAAAACGAAGCGGTGTTGAAACGGTCGCCGCTGGGCAAAGTTCCGTTCATCAAAACCCCGGAAGGCTATTTGTCCGAATCGCAAGCGATATTGGAATACCTGGAAGACGCGTTTCCTGAACATTCGCTGTTTCCTGCCAACGCTTTCGAACGCGGTAAATGCCGCGAGTTTATCCAGCATATCGAACTGAACGTGGAGCTGATTGCCCGCCGCCTGTATGCCGAAGCGCTTTTCGGCGGCAGCGTGTCGCAAGAAACCAAGGACGAAGTCCGGCAAAAACTCGACACCGGTTTGACCGGCTTGGCCAAATTGTTGAAGCTGGCGCCTTACGCGCTGGGCGATTCGTTTACCGCCGCCGACGTCGTCGCCTGGCCGCATCTGCAACTGGTCGGTTTCGCCACCCAAAAAATTTACGGCGAAAACTTGGTTAACAGCCATATCCCCGGCATCGAAAGTTATATGCAACTGATCGAAAGCCGGCCTCATGCGCAAACCGTAGCCGCCGACCGCGCTACGGCGCTGGCAGCGTTTTTCGCCAACCAGTAA
- the sodB gene encoding superoxide dismutase [Fe] — translation MSFELPALPYAKDALAPHISAETIEYHYGKHHQTYVTNLNNLVPGTEFEGLSLEEIVKKSSGGVFNNAAQVWNHTFYWNCLSPNGGGEPTGGLANAIERSFGSFEKFKEEFTKCAVTTFGSGWAWLVKNDKGGLELVSTSNAGCPLTDGKTPILTCDVWEHAYYIDFRNLRPKYLEAFWALVNWEFASANYEA, via the coding sequence ATGAGTTTTGAATTACCTGCATTACCGTACGCCAAAGATGCTTTGGCGCCGCACATTTCCGCCGAAACCATCGAATACCACTACGGCAAACACCACCAAACCTACGTGACCAACCTGAACAATCTGGTTCCGGGTACCGAGTTCGAAGGTTTGTCTCTGGAAGAAATCGTCAAAAAATCGTCTGGCGGCGTGTTTAACAACGCAGCGCAAGTCTGGAACCACACTTTCTACTGGAACTGCCTGTCTCCCAACGGCGGCGGCGAACCTACCGGCGGCTTGGCAAACGCGATCGAAAGAAGCTTCGGTTCGTTCGAGAAATTCAAAGAAGAATTCACCAAATGCGCCGTCACCACGTTCGGTTCAGGCTGGGCATGGCTGGTGAAAAACGACAAGGGCGGTCTGGAACTGGTCAGCACCAGCAATGCCGGTTGCCCATTGACCGACGGCAAAACTCCGATTTTGACCTGCGACGTTTGGGAGCACGCCTATTACATCGATTTCCGCAACCTGCGCCCGAAATACTTGGAAGCGTTCTGGGCCTTGGTTAACTGGGAATTCGCCAGCGCCAACTACGAAGCCTAA